One Brassica napus cultivar Da-Ae chromosome A5, Da-Ae, whole genome shotgun sequence DNA window includes the following coding sequences:
- the LOC106452995 gene encoding uncharacterized protein At3g06530-like isoform X2, with protein MSSLLASQLQAIKAVVQADTEPSKRPYTRPSILFTPKEAADFDIESIYKLGLKGLEVLGNKDERFKNFVSDLFSHKSREIDRELLGKEENAKIDASISSYLRLLSGYLQFRASLETLEYLIRRYKVHIYNVEDVVLCALPYHDTHAFVRIVQLISTGNTKWKFLDGVKNSGAPPPRSVIVQQCIRDTQILEALCDYGSRTKKYQPSKPVVSFTTAVVVEVLGSVAKVDGDIVKLILPFVDSGLQSAVKGCLDQQAGALMVVGMLANRASLNDNLIKRFMRSIIDVAREHAKESSDPHWLRLSFMALINLVQLQSVDLIPKKALDLLKEIRDISGVLLGLSKEFNIKKFLTVLLDSLLLYCSSDDQCLETLISIIDSVPVENLVDHLISKVFSTCMTQYQKNKSDLTSSTSGSWAKKILAAVSKKYSVELRAAVQKFMEDTKGLSKKEDLKLEMLSRMLDGNSDMSLPFVDSKLWFRLHHPKAAVRCAALSSLNGDLKRDISKAENLVTIQDAIVRQLWDDDLAVVQAALSLDQLPNIVTSSSLLDALLHVVKRCVGIIQSGLAQNVQLAADVVALSLKIAVSSFCNQPETTEKVASAMFPFLLVLPKTLKLNLNVLTLGKDVNWPLFKNLGADDGMKLPIMSGNISSISMDIINSLGEALSLKPDERRIELIESSCNFKLSEVLESCSNIKLTEQERNKLQEGLLIRESVSALNMDVVNKLVEAFIVHPSDVIQWLTVTCHEAPLAKTLFFVVLMQSLHKMSSSSDPTQFLDLFELCFPVLKTEWEELDVAVEVSLKELSKSNCQELLYQLSDTSDFTELNSKILICLFWKLVESFIKLEPAHVSSVFSERLCSGLEDLFIFFATTRSQHVFKEHLHYRVREAKVCPVLFLTRLLSREDVPRMVRIESLKCFSYLCSNGNSEWSSQIFFSFPVLLVAISSDNQDVKVAAMNCFEALYNLWCRVDSSNKNGSAAIYSSSFDELLGMIVQQRRLILSDNKFLPSYLTSLLSSTPYDLLVPVDLQKRFDQPTKESILSFILLCAQELPAYGKLRVISLLKGLGISLLHGENVKLLSQLLDKRSQYYIKLDRTSPPMSDTEVDLLCLLLECSMMRSALFKGQSLDDDILNALKMDRGESEHPAVISPCLTILEKLSNQYYAELKTEVQIRFFLKLVSMFRSTNGRIQTAAKEAVLRLKISCSTVIHTLDHITQQDNLVIDSLNKKKKQKKSVSCPEEDVNGGELLRGEKALCFIASLLDMLLLKKDQAHRESLVGPLFKLLGRSMSDEWVKIASSAEETSVEFPQDVREITHASISSIQETVLLLLKDIFDSPNINPLKADITNEIDVKMLVEFAHSSNDVVIRNYIFSLFTSIVKIVPDRVLDHIISILTLVGESTVTQIDSHSKSIFEEFISSVIPFWLSKTKSEEQLLEIFVKVLPDIVEHRRRSIVAYLLGVIGEQNGLPSLLVLLFKSLISRKDSAWLGNVQNSDSFISDIKREWEYAFAVEICEQYTSSTWLSSLVMLLQTISKDSSSKECLFQMRLVLEFMFEKLQDPEFAFAVSLEPRTNVSVGIQQELQELMKGCILLLQAVDSTKEKDVTSAVRKEIRMRIHDVLMTVTGVMDLSIYFRVVTSLLQQQSDRNGTRKVLGLISARAKDSSTSKPKHKKRLPNQKRGNPWLNLDEAAVEAFGKMCEEIVNVIVETDEDSDVPAKRAAISTLEVLASRLPSGHPIFSKCLASVAQGISSKNLGVSSSCLRTTGALINVLGPKALVELPRIMKNLVQQSSEVSSASTGNATAEEQLLMMSVLVTLEAVIEKLGGFLNPHLGDIIRLMVLHREYVSDFDKNLKSKANAIRRLLTEKIPVRLTLQPLLRIYDEAVSSGDASLVIAFDMLENLVAKMDRASVVCNHAKIFDQCLAALDIRRQNPATIQNVDDAERSVINATVTLTKKLTESEFKPLFIRSIDWAESEIVDGSGNENKSVDRSISFYGLVNRLCKAHTSIFVPYFKFMLDGIVSHLTSAAGASVSTRKKKKAKIQETDDTLPPKSWHLRALVLSCLNNCFLHDIGSLKFLDANNFQVLLKPIVSQLVVEPPSGLKELPNVPSVEEVDELLVTCVGQMAVASGSDLLWKPLNHEVLMQTRSEKLRARLLSLRSVKQMMDNLKEEYLVLLAETIPFLGELLEDVDLSVKSLSQDIITKLEVMSGEDLAQHL; from the exons ATGAGCTCTTTGCTAGCGTCGCAGCTACAAGCCATCAAGGCGGTTGTTCAAGCCGATACAGAGCCATCGAAGAGACCTTACACACGCCCTTCGATTCTCTTCACTCCCAAAGAAGCAGCCGATTTCGATATCGAATCAATCTACAAGCTAGGGCTCAAAG GTCTCGAAGTGCTTGGAAACAAGGATGAGCGGTTTAAGAACTTCGTAAGCGATTTGTTTAGTCATAAGAGTAGAGAAATCGATAGGGAGTTGCTTGGTAAGGAAGAGAATGCTAAGATTGATGCGTCAATCAGCTCGTACCTACGGCTGCTCTCTGGTTATCTTCAGTTTCGTGCTTCCTTGGAGACACTTGAGTATCTCATAAGAAGATACAA GGTTCATATATACAATGTAGAAGATGTGGTGCTATGTGCTTTGCCGTATCACGACACTCATGCCTTTGTCCGTATTGTTCAGCTGATCTCCACTGG CAACACCAAGTGGAAGTTTCTGGATGGGGTGAAAAATTCAGGTGCTCCACCTCCTAGATCGGTTATCGTTCAGCAGTGTATACGTGATACGCAGATCTTGGAGGCCTTGTGTGACTAT GGATCTCGGACTAAGAAGTACCAGCCTTCGAAACCCGTAGTCAGCTTCACCACAGCTGTTGTCGTTGAGGTTCTTGGTTCTGTTGCAAAGGTTGATGGAGATATCGTGAAGCTGATTTTGCCGTTTGTCGACTCTGGTCTTCAATCTGCTGTGAAAGGATGTTTAGATCAGCAG gCTGGTGCGTTAATGGTTGTTGGTATGTTGGCTAACAGAGCCTCGCTAAATGATAATCTTATCAAACGCTTTATGAGGTCTATCATCGATGTTGCTCGTGAACATGCCAAAGAATCCTCTGATCCTCATTGGCTTCGGTTGTCGTTTATGGCATTGATTAATTTGGTTCAG TTGCAgtctgtggatttgatccccaAGAAAGCTTTGGACCTTTTGAAGGAAATAAG GGATATTTCTGGTGTTCTTCTAGGCTTGTCCAAAGAGTTCAACATCAAGAAGTTCCTGACAGTTTTACTAGATTCTCTTCTCCTTTACTG TTCGTCTGATGATCAGTGCCTAGAAACTTTAATTTCAATAATCGATAGTGTTCCAGTTGAAAACTTGGTTGATCATTTGATCTCCAAGGTTTTCTCTACGTGTATGACACAATATCAGAAGAACAAAAGTGATTTAACATCTTCTACATCTG GGAGCTGGGCCAAGAAAATTCTTGCTGCTGTTAGTAAGAAGTATTCCGTTGAACTACGCGCAGCAGTACAAAAATTTATGGAG GATACTAAAGGTCTGTCGAAGAAAGAAGATTTGAAGCTGGAGATGTTGTCTCGTATGCTGGATGGAAATTCAGACATGTCCCTGCCGTTCGTGGATTCAAAATTGTGGTTCCGGCTCCACCATCCCAAG GCTGCTGTACGTTGTGCTGCGCTTTCTAGTCTAAACGGTGATCTCAAGCGTGATATATCTAAAGCAGAG AACCTTGTCACAATTCAGGATGCTATTGTGCGTCAGCTTTGGGATGATGATCTGGCTGTTGTTCAGGCCGCCTTGTCTCTTGATCAGTTGCCGAATATAGTAACTTCCTCTAGTCTTCTGGATGCTTTACTTCATGTGGTGAAACGTTGTGTTGGGATTATCCAGTCAG gtttAGCACAAAATGTTCAACTGGCAGCAGATGTCGTTGCTCTATCCCTCAAAATTGCTGTCTCAAGTTTCTGTAATCAACCAGAGACTACTGAGAAAGTCGCCTCTGCAATGTTCCCATTTCTTTTAGTTCTGCCGAAG ACTTTGAAGTTAAACCTAAATGTGCTGACATTGGGGAAGGATGTTAACTGGCCACTTTTCAAGAATCTTGGTGCTGATGACGGAATG AAGCTCCCAATCATGTCAGGAAACATATCCTCGATAAGCATGGATATTATCAATAGTCTGGGGGAGGCACTTTCCTTGAAACCTGACGAACGTAGGATTGAGCTAATTGAGAGTTCTTGCAACTTTAAGCTCTCTGAAGTCTTGGAATCATGCAGCAATATCAAATTGACAGAACAGGAACGCAACAAGTTGCAG GAGGGACTTTTGATTCGCGAAAGTGTGTCTGCATTGAACATGGATGTCGTTAACAAGCTGGTGGAAGCATTTATTGTGCATCCTAGTGACGTTATCCAATGGCTTACTGTCACTTGCCATGAGGCACCGTTGGCAAAGACGCTGTTTTTTGTGGTGTTGATGCAGTCATTGCACAAGATGAGCTCTTCTTCTG aTCCTACTCAATTTTTGGATCTTTTCGAGCTTTGTTTTCCTGTTTTGAAGACCGAGTGGGAAGAACTTGACGTTGCAGTTGAGGTTTCTTTGAAAGAG CTGTCGAAAAGCAACTGCCAAGAACTCTTATATCAACTTTCTGACACTTCTGATTTTACTGAACTGAATTCAAAGATTCTAATCTGCTTGTTTTGGAAGTTGGTCGAGTCATTCATAAAACTTGAACCGGCTCATGTCTCTTCG GTTTTTAGCGAAAGGTTGTGTAGCGGACTTGAAGACTTGTTTATCTTTTTTGCAACAACCCGATCACAGCATGTTTTCAAAGAACACCTCCATTACCGTGTAAGAGAAGCCAAAGTTTGTCCCGTTTTGTTTCTCACTCGGCTCCTATCACGAGAAG ATGTTCCTCGCATGGTCAGAATTGAAAGTCTCAAATGCTTCTCGTATCTTTGCTCTAATGGAAATAGTGAATGGTCGAGTCAGATATTCTTTAGTTTTCCAGTACTTCTGGTTGCCATATCGAGTGATAATCAG GACGTTAAAGTAGCTGCTATGAATTGCTTTGAGGCGCTCTACAACCTATGGTGTCGTGTCGACTCTAGCAATAAAAACG GGAGTGCTGCAATCTATAGTAGTTCTTTTGATGAACTGTTAGGAATGATTGTTCAACAAAGGAGGCTTATATTGTCGGACAATAAGTTTCTCCCATCCTACTTGACATCGTTGCTCAGTTCAACCCCTTATGACTTACTAGTGCCAGTTGACCTGCAGAAAAG GTTTGATCAACCCACAAAAGAAAGCATTCTTTCGTTCATCTTATTGTGCGCGCAAGAACTTCCTGCTTATGGGAAG CTAAGAGTTATATCACTGCTAAAAGGTCTGGGCATCTCACTTCTGCATGGTGAAAATGTTAAGTTATTGTCTCAACTTCTAGACAAACGTAGTCAATACTACATTAAACTGGACAGAACTTCCCCTCCAATGTCAGACACTGAGGTCGATTTATTGTGCCTTCTTCTGGAG TGCTCCATGATGCGTTCAGCTTTGTTCAAAGGGCAGTCTCTTGATGATGATATATTGAACGCATTGAAA ATGGATCGTGGGGAATCAGAACATCCTGCTGTTATCTCCCCATGTCTCACTATTTTGGAAAAGTTAAGCAATCAATATTATGCTGAACTGAAGACAGAGGTTCAG ATTCGTTTCTTCCTCAAGCTAGTGTCAATGTTTCGAAGTACAAATGGCAGAATACAAACTGCTGCTAAAGAAGCTGTCTTACGCCTGAAG ATTTCTTGTTCAACTGTGATCCATACCCTCGATCATATCACTCAGCAGGATAATCTTGTTATTGATTCtttgaacaagaagaagaaacagaagaaaTCAGTGTCATGTCCAGAAGAAGACGTAAATGGTGGGGAACTTCTAAGAGGAGAAAAGGCTCTCTGTTTCATTGCCTCGTTACTTGACATGCTGCTTCTAAAGAAAGATCAAGCTCACAG GGAGTCCCTTGTAGGGCCTTTGTTTAAGCTCCTAGGAAGATCTATGTCTGATGAATGGGTGAAGATTGCTTCGTCGGCTGAGGAAACCTCAGTTGAATTTCCTCAGGATGTTCGTGAGATAACTCATGCATCTATTTCTTCCATTCAAGAGACAGTGCTCTTACTCCTGAAAGATATATTTGATTCTCCGAATATCAATCCTTTGAAG GCTGACATAACAAATGAAATCGATGTCAAAATGCTGGTTGAGTTTGCTCATTCCTCAAATGATGTAGTCATAAGGAACTATATCTTCTCCCTCTTCACTTCAATAGTTAAAATTGTCCCAGATAGAGTTTTGGACCATATCATCAGCATACTTACACTTGTTGGCGAATCAACAGTGACACAG ATTGATAGCCACTCGAAGTCTATCTTTGAGGAGTTTATATCATCGGTTATTCCATTTTGGCTGTCTAAGACTAAGAGTGAGGAGCAGTTGCTGGAG ATTTTCGTTAAAGTGTTACCTGATATTGTTGAGCATAGAAGGCGTTCTATTGTAGCTTACCTACTGGG AGTTATTGGTGAACAAAATGGCCTGCCTTCTTTACTTGTCCTTTTGTTCAAGTCCCTAATTTCAAGGAAAGACTCAGCTTGGCTTGGTAATGTCCAGAATTCGGATAGTTTTATATCTGATATTAAGAGGGAGTGGGAGTATGCTTTTGCCGTGGAAATATGCGAACAATATACTTCTTCGACATGGCTCTCATCCCTGGTCATGCTTCTTCAGACTATCAGCAAAGACAGTTCTAGTAAAGAATGTTTATTTCAGATGCGGCTTGTCCTAGAATTTATGTTCGAGAAATTGCAAGACCCAGAATTTGCATTTGCAGTGTCACTTGAACCAAGAACTAATGTTTCAGTTGGCATTCAG CAAGAACTGCAGGAGCTTATGAAGGGTTGTATACTTCTCCTGCAAGCTGTTGATTCCACAAAGGAGAAAGATGTGACTTCTGCAGTTAGAAAAGAAATCAGAATGCGTATACATGATGTCCTGATGACTGTTACAGGAGTTATGGATCTGTCCATATATTTCAGAGTTGTTACTAGCTTGCTTCAGCAGCAGTCAGATCGTAATGGGACGAGAAAG GTACTTGGGCTTATAAGTGCGAGAGCTAAGGACTCCTCTACTTCTAAACCGAAACACAAGAAGAGGCTCCCCAATCAGAAAAGAGGAAATCCTTGGTTGAACCTGGATGAGGCGGCTGTTGAAGCTTTCGGGAAGATGTGCGAGGAAATCGTCAATGTAATTGTTGAGACAGATGAAGATTCAGATGTTCCAGCTAAACGAGCTGCCATTTCGACACTGGAAGTTTTGGCTAGCAGGCTTCCCTCTGGTCATCCGATCTTCAGCAAGTGTCTTGCATCTGTTGCTCAAGGCATCAGCTCAAAGAATCTGGGAGTTTCTTCAAGCTGTCTTCGTACCACCGGTGCGTTGATCAATGTTCTTGGACCAAAGGCGCTTGTTGAACTTCCACGCATAATGAAAAACTTGGTACAACAATCGAGCGAAGTATCATCTGCATCAACTGGAAACGCAACCGCCGAGGAACAGTTGCTTATGATGTCTGTTCTCGTCACTTTGGAAGCAGTGATTGAAAAACTTGGAGGTTTCCTGAACCCTCATCTTGGGGATATCATTAGACTCATGGTTCTGCATCGTGAATATGTTTCTGACTTCGACAAGAACCTTAAATCCAAAGCCAACGCCATTAGGCGACTCCTTACTGAAAAAATACCA GTCCGCCTCACTCTGCAACCTCTTCTACGAATATACGATGAGGCTGTTAGTTCTGGCGATGCAAGTTTGGTGATTGCTTTCGATATGCTAGAAAATCTAGTTGCTAAAATGGACAGAGCATCTGTTGTTTGCAACCATGCAAAGATTTTCGACCAATGCTTAGCTGCCTTAGATATCCGACGCCAAAATCCAGCAACAATTCAGAACGTTGATGATGCGGAGAGAAGTGTAATCAATGCGACAGTTACACTCACAAAGAAGCTAACCGAGTCTGAGTTCAAACCCCTCTTTATCAGGAGTATCGATTGGGCAGAGTCAGAGATTGTAGATGGATCTGGGAATGAAAACAAGAGCGTCGACAGATCTATCTCTTTCTATGGTTTGGTGAATAGACTCTGCAAGGCTCACAC GTCGATCTTTGTACCATATTTCAAATTCATGCTTGATGGTATTGTATCGCATCTCACCAGTGCTGCCGGAGCATCAGTTTCaacaaggaagaaaaaaaaagccaaaATTCAGGAAACGGATGATACTCTACCACCAAAAAGCTGGCATCTTAGGGCGTTGGTGCTTTCTTGTTTGAATAACTGCTTTTTGCATGATATTGGAAGCTTGAAGTTTCTCGATGCAAATAACTTCCAG GTGCTATTGAAGCCTATAGTATCACAGCTTGTTGTTGAACCTCCATCTGGTTTAAAGGagcttccaaatgtaccatctGTAGAAGAGGTTGATGAGTTGCTAGTTACATGCGTCGGTCAAATGGCCGTAGCCTCGGGTTCTGATCTCCTCTGGAAACCACTGAACCACGAG GTGCTAATGCAAACAAGGAGTGAGAAGCTGCGTGCGAGGTTGTTGAGTTTGAGGAGCGTGAAACAGATGATGGATAATCTGAAAGAAGAGTACCTTGTGTTGCTCGCTGAAACCATTCCATTCTTGGGTGAACTACTGGAAGACGTTGATCTGTCTGTCAAATCTTTGTCTCAAGATATCATCACAAAGTTGGAAGTGATGAGTGGTGAAGATCTGGCCCAACACCTCTGA